In the Terriglobales bacterium genome, one interval contains:
- a CDS encoding ABC transporter ATP-binding protein — translation MNAIETEALEKRYRVGFWRARPRIALRPLTLAVRQGEVFGYLGPNGAGKTTTLKLLMGLVCPTAGRARILGLPHDSPAVKARIGFLPEQPYFYDYLTATELLIYYAQLSGIPAGERADRARRMIERVGLAHAARLQLRKFSKGMLQRVGIAQAILHDPGVVFLDEPMSGLDPIGRREVRDIIQDLKDEGKTVFFSTHILSDAEALCDRVAILHKGELRGVGAVSELTAGVKGRVEVLYRGAAATASLQALGAQTHVTGETARAVLPEDELDAAIDALRRSGARLIAVTPVRTTLEDYFVAQLASSPSTAPTKVEARR, via the coding sequence ATGAACGCCATCGAAACAGAGGCGCTGGAAAAGCGCTACCGCGTGGGTTTCTGGCGCGCGCGCCCGCGCATTGCGTTGCGTCCGCTTACGCTCGCCGTCCGCCAGGGAGAAGTTTTCGGCTATCTCGGCCCCAATGGCGCCGGCAAGACTACGACGCTGAAGCTCCTCATGGGCCTGGTCTGCCCCACCGCCGGACGCGCGCGCATCCTCGGCCTTCCTCACGATTCGCCGGCCGTCAAGGCGCGCATCGGATTCCTGCCCGAACAACCTTATTTCTACGACTACCTGACCGCCACCGAGCTCCTCATCTATTACGCCCAGCTCTCCGGCATTCCGGCCGGCGAACGGGCCGACCGCGCACGCCGCATGATCGAGCGCGTCGGCCTCGCGCACGCCGCACGGCTCCAGCTCCGCAAATTCTCCAAGGGAATGCTCCAGCGCGTGGGCATCGCGCAGGCGATCCTGCACGATCCCGGCGTCGTCTTCCTCGACGAGCCCATGTCCGGCCTCGACCCCATCGGCCGCCGCGAAGTCCGCGACATCATTCAGGACCTGAAGGACGAGGGCAAGACCGTCTTCTTCTCCACCCACATCCTCTCCGACGCCGAGGCCCTCTGCGACCGCGTCGCCATTCTGCACAAGGGCGAGCTGCGCGGCGTGGGCGCCGTCAGCGAGCTCACCGCCGGCGTCAAAGGACGCGTCGAGGTCCTCTATCGCGGCGCCGCCGCTACCGCGTCGCTTCAGGCCCTCGGAGCGCAGACCCACGTCACGGGCGAAACCGCCCGCGCCGTCCTCCCCGAAGACGAGCTCGACGCCGCCATTGACGCCCTCCGCCGCTCCGGCGCGCGCCTCATCGCCGTCACGCCCGTGCGCACCACGCTCGAGGACTACTTCGTCGCCCAGCTCGCCAGCAGCCCGTCCACGGCGCCAACCAAAGTCGAGGCCCGCCGATGA
- a CDS encoding ABC transporter permease — protein sequence MTSATHSTTISRLTAIAANTFREAVRDRVLYNLIVFALVLVGAAVLFGQISIGIEKIVLINLGLTAISLFGILIAIFIGIGLVSKEIDKRTLYTVLSRPVRRWEFIVGKFLGLSGTLVVNTSLMALGFFAALFYVTHGFSAQDVSLLAALYFIVLQFVLMTALALLFSSFSTPIESSVLAFAFFVIGSFAEELRSFAAMVTGVTRWASAAVAYIVPNFAALNVISPVAHGEAVSGRLLLFNTIYTLLYAAAAISGAVLIFDRRDLK from the coding sequence ATGACCTCCGCCACGCACTCCACCACCATCTCGCGCCTCACTGCCATCGCCGCCAACACCTTCCGCGAGGCGGTGCGCGACCGCGTGCTTTACAACCTGATCGTCTTCGCGCTGGTCCTGGTGGGCGCGGCCGTGCTCTTCGGCCAGATTTCCATCGGCATCGAGAAGATCGTCCTCATCAACCTCGGCCTCACGGCGATTTCCCTGTTCGGAATCCTGATCGCCATCTTCATCGGCATCGGCCTCGTCTCCAAGGAAATCGACAAGCGCACCCTCTACACCGTGCTCTCGCGCCCGGTGCGCCGCTGGGAGTTCATCGTCGGCAAGTTCCTCGGACTCTCCGGCACGCTCGTTGTCAACACCTCGCTGATGGCGCTGGGCTTCTTCGCCGCGCTCTTCTATGTGACCCACGGCTTCTCCGCGCAGGACGTTTCCCTGCTCGCCGCCCTCTACTTCATCGTTCTCCAGTTCGTGCTCATGACGGCGTTGGCTCTGCTCTTTTCCTCCTTCTCCACGCCCATCGAGAGTTCCGTGCTCGCCTTTGCCTTTTTCGTCATCGGATCGTTCGCCGAAGAGCTGCGTTCCTTCGCCGCCATGGTCACCGGCGTCACCCGCTGGGCCAGTGCCGCCGTCGCCTACATCGTGCCGAATTTCGCCGCGCTCAACGTCATCTCGCCGGTCGCCCACGGCGAGGCCGTCTCCGGCCGCCTGCTCCTGTTCAACACCATCTACACGCTGCTCTATGCCGCCGCCGCCATCAGCGGCGCCGTGCTGATCTTTGACCGCAGGGACCTCAAGTGA